The proteins below are encoded in one region of Phaseolus vulgaris cultivar G19833 chromosome 1, P. vulgaris v2.0, whole genome shotgun sequence:
- the LOC137813419 gene encoding U-box domain-containing protein 35-like isoform X1, with translation MWLQKHHCDKKDGVNGIVAVAIDSDKGSQSALKWTIDHLLTKGSNVVLIHVKHKPSSLYPSVSLVNPRANGIGEHALVCKDPDEQTKEVFHPYRVFCARKDIHCKDTVIEDVDVAKALIEYASQYAIEHLVIGSSHKGGFLRRFKIADVPGTVSKGAPDFCTVYVVAKGKIQSMRSASRAAPAFSPLQNLLTQPEPRLPLANNVKGLERRSFEAPPRVSHDGSDSFRSPFTRRGVNNDRYGEISMPETDISFVSSRRSSTDRLFPSMHSNNNHSETGISNPRLSYSSDIDGTNYSFESIHFGRRSMDISSDFSSFSQESEGLSSTTSQGMDDVEAEMRRLKLELEQTMEMYSNACKEALTAKQKTVELQRWKLEEERRMEKVRLAEEAALASAEKEKEKSKVAWETAEAQKRIAELESQKRINAEMKAYRETEEKRRAVDALSNNCLRYRRYTIESIEAATNFFTESQKIGEGGYGPVYKCFLDHTPVAVKVLRPDAAQGRSQFQREVEVLSCIRHPNMVLLLGACPEYGCLVYEYMANGSLDDCLFCRGNAPPISWQLRFKIAAEIGTGLLFLHQTKPEPLVHRDLKPANILLDRNYVAKISDVGLARLVPPSVADTVTQYRMTSAAGTFCYIDPEYQQTGMLGVKSDIYSLGIIFLQILTARPPMGLTHHVERAIENGTFVDMLDPKVPDWPTEDALIFAKIAVRCAELRRRDRPDLGKEVLPELNRLRELAESHDHCPMFGGYVSPSNQSQVSLQLDEVSSPLPYSGESSRNASSPV, from the exons ATGTGGCTACAAAAGCATCACTGCGACAAGAAGGATGGGGTGAATGGAATAGTGGCAGTGGCAATAGATTCAGACAAGGGGAGCCAGAGTGCACTAAAATGGACCATTGATCATCTCCTCACCAAAGGGTCAAATGTAGTTCTCATTCATGTCAAGCATAAACCATCTTCTCTTTATCCATCAGTTTCTCTTGTGAACCCTA GGGCAAATGGTATTGGTGAGCATGCACTTGTTTGTAAGGACCCTGATGAGCAAACCAAAGAAGTTTTCCATCCATACCGTGTATTCTGTGCAAGGAAAGAT ATACACTGCAAGGACACCGTAATAGAAGATGTAGACGTAGCCAAAGCTTTAATTGAATATGCTTCTCAATATGCAATTGAGCATTTAGTCATAGGCTCTTCACACAAAGGTGGTTTTCTTAG AAGATTCAAGATAGCAGATGTTCCAGGAACAGTCTCAAAAGGGGCACCAGATTTCTGCACAGTATATGTTGTTGCTAAAGGGAAGATTCAATCCATGCGATCTGCTTCTCGTGCTGCTCCTGCCTTTTCCCCTCTTCAAAACCTACTTACTCAACCAGAACCACGTCTGCCTCTGGCTAACAATGTCAAAG GGCTTGAAAGAAGGTCTTTTGAAGCACCACCCCGTGTATCACATGATGGATCAGACTCCTTCAG GTCTCCATTCACTAGGAGAGGAGTGAATAATGACAGGTATGGGGAAATTTCAATGCCAGAAACTGACATAAGTTTTGTAAGCTCTAGAAGGTCAAGTACAGATCGCTTATTCCCTTCAATGCATAGCAACAACAACCACTCAGAGACAGGAATATCCAACCCCCGACTATCGTATAGCTCTGACATTGATGGAACTAATTATAGCTTTGAGTCAATACATTTTGGAAGAAGGTCTATGGACATCAGCTCTGATTTCTCATCCTTCTCACAAGAGAGCGAGGGCTTGTCATCCACTACATCACAAGGCATG GATGATGTGGAGGCTGAAATGAGAAGACTAAAATTGGAGCTGGAGCAGACAATGGAAATGTATAGTAATGCCTGCAAAGAAGCACTCACCGCAAAGCAAAAG ACTGTAGAACTCCAACGATGGAAACTAGAGGAAGAGAGGAGAATGGAGAAGGTAAGGCTTGCCGAAGAAGCTGCATTGGCAAGCGCagaaaaggagaaggaaaaatCAAAAGTAGCCTGGGAGACAGCTGAGGCACAAAAGAGGATTGCAGAACTGGAATCACAAAAGAGAATCAATGCAGAAATGAAAGCATATAGAGAAACAGAAGAGAAAAGAAGAGCAGTGgatgctttatcaaacaattgTTTGAGGTATAGAAGGTACACAATTGAGTCGATTGAAGCTGCCACAAATTTTTTTACTGAGTCACAAAAGATTGGGGAAGGGGGTTATGGTCCAGTTTATAAGTGCTTTCTAGACCATACACCTGTGGCAGTGAAGGTTCTACGTCCTGACGCAGCACAAGGAAGGTCACAATTTCAAAGAGAG GTTGAGGTACTGAGTTGCATTCGACATCCAAACATGGTTCTCCTCCTAGGAGCCTGCCCTGAATATGGCTGCCTTGTGTATGAGTACATGGCCAATGGAAGCTTAGATGACTGCCTCTTCTGTCGAGGAAACGCACCCCCAATTTCATGGCAGCTTAGGTTCAAAATTGCAGCTGAAATTGGCACAGGCTTGTTGTTCCTCCACCAGACCAAACCTGAGCCTCTTGTGCATAGAGATCTTAAACCAGCCAACATCTTGCTGGACAGAAACTATGTCGCCAAGATCAGTGATGTAGGTTTGGCCAGACTGGTTCCACCCTCAGTGGCAGACACTGTGACACAATATAGGATGACATCAGCTGCTGGAACATTCTGTTACATAGACCCTGAGTACCAACAGACAGGAATGCTGGGAGTGAAATCTGACATATACTCTCTTGGGATCATTTTCTTGCAAATTTTGACAGCAAGACCTCCAATGGGATTGACTCATCATGTTGAGAGAGCCATTGAAAATGGAACATTTGTTGATATGTTGGATCCAAAAGTGCCTGATTGGCCAACAGAGGATGCTTTGATCTTTGCAAAGATTGCTGTGAGGTGTGCTGAACTGAGGAGGAGAGACAGACCTGATCTTGGCAAGGAAGTGTTGCCTGAACTAAATAGGCTAAGAGAACTTGCTGAGAGCCATGATCACTGTCCAATGTTTGGTGGCTATGTTAGCCCATCTAATCAAAGCCAAGTTTCTCTTCAATTG GATGAAGTCAGTTCTCCACTTCCCTATTCTGGGGAGAGTTCAAGAAATGCATCAAGTCCTGTTTGA
- the LOC137813419 gene encoding U-box domain-containing protein 35-like isoform X2, producing the protein MWLQKHHCDKKDGVNGIVAVAIDSDKGSQSALKWTIDHLLTKGSNVVLIHVKHKPSSLYPSVSLVNPRANGIGEHALVCKDPDEQTKEVFHPYRVFCARKDIHCKDTVIEDVDVAKALIEYASQYAIEHLVIGSSHKGGFLRFKIADVPGTVSKGAPDFCTVYVVAKGKIQSMRSASRAAPAFSPLQNLLTQPEPRLPLANNVKGLERRSFEAPPRVSHDGSDSFRSPFTRRGVNNDRYGEISMPETDISFVSSRRSSTDRLFPSMHSNNNHSETGISNPRLSYSSDIDGTNYSFESIHFGRRSMDISSDFSSFSQESEGLSSTTSQGMDDVEAEMRRLKLELEQTMEMYSNACKEALTAKQKTVELQRWKLEEERRMEKVRLAEEAALASAEKEKEKSKVAWETAEAQKRIAELESQKRINAEMKAYRETEEKRRAVDALSNNCLRYRRYTIESIEAATNFFTESQKIGEGGYGPVYKCFLDHTPVAVKVLRPDAAQGRSQFQREVEVLSCIRHPNMVLLLGACPEYGCLVYEYMANGSLDDCLFCRGNAPPISWQLRFKIAAEIGTGLLFLHQTKPEPLVHRDLKPANILLDRNYVAKISDVGLARLVPPSVADTVTQYRMTSAAGTFCYIDPEYQQTGMLGVKSDIYSLGIIFLQILTARPPMGLTHHVERAIENGTFVDMLDPKVPDWPTEDALIFAKIAVRCAELRRRDRPDLGKEVLPELNRLRELAESHDHCPMFGGYVSPSNQSQVSLQLDEVSSPLPYSGESSRNASSPV; encoded by the exons ATGTGGCTACAAAAGCATCACTGCGACAAGAAGGATGGGGTGAATGGAATAGTGGCAGTGGCAATAGATTCAGACAAGGGGAGCCAGAGTGCACTAAAATGGACCATTGATCATCTCCTCACCAAAGGGTCAAATGTAGTTCTCATTCATGTCAAGCATAAACCATCTTCTCTTTATCCATCAGTTTCTCTTGTGAACCCTA GGGCAAATGGTATTGGTGAGCATGCACTTGTTTGTAAGGACCCTGATGAGCAAACCAAAGAAGTTTTCCATCCATACCGTGTATTCTGTGCAAGGAAAGAT ATACACTGCAAGGACACCGTAATAGAAGATGTAGACGTAGCCAAAGCTTTAATTGAATATGCTTCTCAATATGCAATTGAGCATTTAGTCATAGGCTCTTCACACAAAGGTGGTTTTCTTAG ATTCAAGATAGCAGATGTTCCAGGAACAGTCTCAAAAGGGGCACCAGATTTCTGCACAGTATATGTTGTTGCTAAAGGGAAGATTCAATCCATGCGATCTGCTTCTCGTGCTGCTCCTGCCTTTTCCCCTCTTCAAAACCTACTTACTCAACCAGAACCACGTCTGCCTCTGGCTAACAATGTCAAAG GGCTTGAAAGAAGGTCTTTTGAAGCACCACCCCGTGTATCACATGATGGATCAGACTCCTTCAG GTCTCCATTCACTAGGAGAGGAGTGAATAATGACAGGTATGGGGAAATTTCAATGCCAGAAACTGACATAAGTTTTGTAAGCTCTAGAAGGTCAAGTACAGATCGCTTATTCCCTTCAATGCATAGCAACAACAACCACTCAGAGACAGGAATATCCAACCCCCGACTATCGTATAGCTCTGACATTGATGGAACTAATTATAGCTTTGAGTCAATACATTTTGGAAGAAGGTCTATGGACATCAGCTCTGATTTCTCATCCTTCTCACAAGAGAGCGAGGGCTTGTCATCCACTACATCACAAGGCATG GATGATGTGGAGGCTGAAATGAGAAGACTAAAATTGGAGCTGGAGCAGACAATGGAAATGTATAGTAATGCCTGCAAAGAAGCACTCACCGCAAAGCAAAAG ACTGTAGAACTCCAACGATGGAAACTAGAGGAAGAGAGGAGAATGGAGAAGGTAAGGCTTGCCGAAGAAGCTGCATTGGCAAGCGCagaaaaggagaaggaaaaatCAAAAGTAGCCTGGGAGACAGCTGAGGCACAAAAGAGGATTGCAGAACTGGAATCACAAAAGAGAATCAATGCAGAAATGAAAGCATATAGAGAAACAGAAGAGAAAAGAAGAGCAGTGgatgctttatcaaacaattgTTTGAGGTATAGAAGGTACACAATTGAGTCGATTGAAGCTGCCACAAATTTTTTTACTGAGTCACAAAAGATTGGGGAAGGGGGTTATGGTCCAGTTTATAAGTGCTTTCTAGACCATACACCTGTGGCAGTGAAGGTTCTACGTCCTGACGCAGCACAAGGAAGGTCACAATTTCAAAGAGAG GTTGAGGTACTGAGTTGCATTCGACATCCAAACATGGTTCTCCTCCTAGGAGCCTGCCCTGAATATGGCTGCCTTGTGTATGAGTACATGGCCAATGGAAGCTTAGATGACTGCCTCTTCTGTCGAGGAAACGCACCCCCAATTTCATGGCAGCTTAGGTTCAAAATTGCAGCTGAAATTGGCACAGGCTTGTTGTTCCTCCACCAGACCAAACCTGAGCCTCTTGTGCATAGAGATCTTAAACCAGCCAACATCTTGCTGGACAGAAACTATGTCGCCAAGATCAGTGATGTAGGTTTGGCCAGACTGGTTCCACCCTCAGTGGCAGACACTGTGACACAATATAGGATGACATCAGCTGCTGGAACATTCTGTTACATAGACCCTGAGTACCAACAGACAGGAATGCTGGGAGTGAAATCTGACATATACTCTCTTGGGATCATTTTCTTGCAAATTTTGACAGCAAGACCTCCAATGGGATTGACTCATCATGTTGAGAGAGCCATTGAAAATGGAACATTTGTTGATATGTTGGATCCAAAAGTGCCTGATTGGCCAACAGAGGATGCTTTGATCTTTGCAAAGATTGCTGTGAGGTGTGCTGAACTGAGGAGGAGAGACAGACCTGATCTTGGCAAGGAAGTGTTGCCTGAACTAAATAGGCTAAGAGAACTTGCTGAGAGCCATGATCACTGTCCAATGTTTGGTGGCTATGTTAGCCCATCTAATCAAAGCCAAGTTTCTCTTCAATTG GATGAAGTCAGTTCTCCACTTCCCTATTCTGGGGAGAGTTCAAGAAATGCATCAAGTCCTGTTTGA
- the LOC137813420 gene encoding dihydrofolate synthetase isoform X1: MRIFAGAHHSFQRSSSTVRNREFARGVCSIRTLSSNPEMKDLSDYLDSLKNFEKSGLPRGAGTDSDEGFDLGRMRRLMERFGNPHTNFKAVHIAGTKGKGSTAAFISNILRTEGYSVGCYTSPHILTIRERILLGRSGHPVSGKLLNDLFHRIKPKLEQAMKEENGCISHFEVFTAMAFVLFADENVDIAVIEAGLGGARDATNIISSSGLAAAVITTVGEEHLAALGGSLETIAMAKAGIIKQGCPLVLGGPFVPHIERIIRDKAATMESPVVSAYDTGNRCTLKSFSIVNGRPYQICDIVIQVVKDLKMSCKLHDVKLKMLGDHQLQNAATATCVALCLRNLGWSISDESIRSGLEHTHLLGRSQFLTSEEAGVLGLTGATVLLDGAHTKESAKALMKTVKMTFPKAPLIFVVAMASDKDHVGFAREILLGGHVETVLLTEAAIAGGVTRTTSASLLRDSWIKASDELGIGIFHDGMAEYNELIDQPVGSESNLGDGMTILATESSLKSSLRTANKILTRRGEEKGVIVFTGSLHIAASVLASLSG; this comes from the exons ATGCGGATATTTGCCGGCGCCCACCATTCCTTTCAACGTTCTTCCTCAACAGTTCGGAATAG AGAATTCGCAAGGGGAGTGTGTTCCATTCGAACCCTCTCTTCAAACCCCGAAATGAAAGACCTTTCAGATTACTTAGATTCCCTAAAAAATTTCGAGAAATCAGGATTGCCCAGAGGTGCCGGCACCGATTCAGACGAGGGTTTCGATCTGGGTAGAATGAGACGCCTCATGGAGCGTTTCGGTAATCCTCACACCAACTTCAAG GCGGTTCATATTGCTGGGACTAAGGGAAAGGGATCAACAGCTGCATTTATATCTAATATTCTGAGGACCGAAGGTTATTCTGTTGGTTGTTACACTAG TCCACATATCCTGACCATCAGGGAGCGTATTTTACTAGGAAGATCTGGCCATCCAGTGTCAGGAAAGTTATTGAATGATCTCTTTCACAGGATCAAGCCGAAACTTGAGCAGGCAATGAAAGAGGAAAATGGTTGCATAAGCCATTTTGAG GTTTTCACTGCAATGGCATTTGTCCTATTTGCTGATGAGAATGTTGACATTGCTGTTATTGAG GCTGGCTTAGGGGGTGCACGAGATGCAACAAATATCATATCCAGCTCTGGACTTGCTGCTGCAGTCATAACTACTGTAGGTGAGGAACATTTGGCAGCTCTTGGGGGTTCTTTGGAAACAATTGCAATGGCAAAGGCAGGAATCATAAAACAAGGCTGCCCA TTGGTGTTGGGTGGGCCATTTGTCCCTCATATTGAGCGCATTATTCGAGATAAAGCAGCAACCATGGAATCACCTGTAGTGTCAGCATATGATACCGGGAATAGGTGTACTCTGAAAAGTTTCAGTATAGTCAATGGAAGGCCTTATCAAATTTGTGATATAGTGATACAAGTTGTGAAAGACTTGAAGATG TCTTGTAAGTTACATGATGTGAAGTTGAAAATGCTTGGAGATCACCAGCTTCAAAATGCAGCTACTGCTACTTGTGTGGCTCTTTGTCTTCGTAATTTAG GATGGAGTATTTCTGATGAATCAATTAGGTCTGGTTTAGAGCATACACATCTCCTTGGAAGGAGTCAATTTCTAACATCTGAAGAAGCAGGGGTATTAGGACTTACTGGAGCAACAGTACTACTTGATGGAG CTCATACCAAAGAATCTGCCAAAGCTCTGATGAAAACAGTAAAGATGACATTTCCCAAGGCTCCATTGATTTTTGTTGTTGCAATGGCAAGTGACAAAGACCATGTGGGTTTTGCACGAGAGATTCTCTTag GTGGACATGTGGAGACTGTCCTTTTGACAGAAGCTGCTATTGCTGGAGGTGTAACTAGAACAACATCAGCATCTTTGTTAAGAGATTCTTGGATTAAAGCTTCTGATGAGCTTGGCATTGGGATATTTCATGATGGAATGGCagaatataatgaattaatagaTCAGCCAGTAGGATCTGAAAGCAATTTGGGTGATGGTATGACCATCTTGGCTACTGAGTCATCTTTAAAGAGTTCTTTGAGAACTGCAAATAAGATTCTAACCAGAAGAGGGGAAGAGAAGGGTGTTATTGTCTTCACTGGATCTCTGCATATTGCAGCTTCAGTCTTAGCCTCTCTTTCTGGTTAA
- the LOC137813420 gene encoding dihydrofolate synthetase isoform X2, producing MLLSLFRREFARGVCSIRTLSSNPEMKDLSDYLDSLKNFEKSGLPRGAGTDSDEGFDLGRMRRLMERFGNPHTNFKAVHIAGTKGKGSTAAFISNILRTEGYSVGCYTSPHILTIRERILLGRSGHPVSGKLLNDLFHRIKPKLEQAMKEENGCISHFEVFTAMAFVLFADENVDIAVIEAGLGGARDATNIISSSGLAAAVITTVGEEHLAALGGSLETIAMAKAGIIKQGCPLVLGGPFVPHIERIIRDKAATMESPVVSAYDTGNRCTLKSFSIVNGRPYQICDIVIQVVKDLKMSCKLHDVKLKMLGDHQLQNAATATCVALCLRNLGWSISDESIRSGLEHTHLLGRSQFLTSEEAGVLGLTGATVLLDGAHTKESAKALMKTVKMTFPKAPLIFVVAMASDKDHVGFAREILLGGHVETVLLTEAAIAGGVTRTTSASLLRDSWIKASDELGIGIFHDGMAEYNELIDQPVGSESNLGDGMTILATESSLKSSLRTANKILTRRGEEKGVIVFTGSLHIAASVLASLSG from the exons ATGCTTCTGTCCTTATTCCGCAGAGAATTCGCAAGGGGAGTGTGTTCCATTCGAACCCTCTCTTCAAACCCCGAAATGAAAGACCTTTCAGATTACTTAGATTCCCTAAAAAATTTCGAGAAATCAGGATTGCCCAGAGGTGCCGGCACCGATTCAGACGAGGGTTTCGATCTGGGTAGAATGAGACGCCTCATGGAGCGTTTCGGTAATCCTCACACCAACTTCAAG GCGGTTCATATTGCTGGGACTAAGGGAAAGGGATCAACAGCTGCATTTATATCTAATATTCTGAGGACCGAAGGTTATTCTGTTGGTTGTTACACTAG TCCACATATCCTGACCATCAGGGAGCGTATTTTACTAGGAAGATCTGGCCATCCAGTGTCAGGAAAGTTATTGAATGATCTCTTTCACAGGATCAAGCCGAAACTTGAGCAGGCAATGAAAGAGGAAAATGGTTGCATAAGCCATTTTGAG GTTTTCACTGCAATGGCATTTGTCCTATTTGCTGATGAGAATGTTGACATTGCTGTTATTGAG GCTGGCTTAGGGGGTGCACGAGATGCAACAAATATCATATCCAGCTCTGGACTTGCTGCTGCAGTCATAACTACTGTAGGTGAGGAACATTTGGCAGCTCTTGGGGGTTCTTTGGAAACAATTGCAATGGCAAAGGCAGGAATCATAAAACAAGGCTGCCCA TTGGTGTTGGGTGGGCCATTTGTCCCTCATATTGAGCGCATTATTCGAGATAAAGCAGCAACCATGGAATCACCTGTAGTGTCAGCATATGATACCGGGAATAGGTGTACTCTGAAAAGTTTCAGTATAGTCAATGGAAGGCCTTATCAAATTTGTGATATAGTGATACAAGTTGTGAAAGACTTGAAGATG TCTTGTAAGTTACATGATGTGAAGTTGAAAATGCTTGGAGATCACCAGCTTCAAAATGCAGCTACTGCTACTTGTGTGGCTCTTTGTCTTCGTAATTTAG GATGGAGTATTTCTGATGAATCAATTAGGTCTGGTTTAGAGCATACACATCTCCTTGGAAGGAGTCAATTTCTAACATCTGAAGAAGCAGGGGTATTAGGACTTACTGGAGCAACAGTACTACTTGATGGAG CTCATACCAAAGAATCTGCCAAAGCTCTGATGAAAACAGTAAAGATGACATTTCCCAAGGCTCCATTGATTTTTGTTGTTGCAATGGCAAGTGACAAAGACCATGTGGGTTTTGCACGAGAGATTCTCTTag GTGGACATGTGGAGACTGTCCTTTTGACAGAAGCTGCTATTGCTGGAGGTGTAACTAGAACAACATCAGCATCTTTGTTAAGAGATTCTTGGATTAAAGCTTCTGATGAGCTTGGCATTGGGATATTTCATGATGGAATGGCagaatataatgaattaatagaTCAGCCAGTAGGATCTGAAAGCAATTTGGGTGATGGTATGACCATCTTGGCTACTGAGTCATCTTTAAAGAGTTCTTTGAGAACTGCAAATAAGATTCTAACCAGAAGAGGGGAAGAGAAGGGTGTTATTGTCTTCACTGGATCTCTGCATATTGCAGCTTCAGTCTTAGCCTCTCTTTCTGGTTAA